GATCTCCTTAATCAGACCACCGTCCGACGAGTACCGGGAGACGATGCTCGCCTTCAGCAGAGCCTTGCCTCGGGCCACATCCTTCTCCGACACCGAAGCAGACTTCAGACCACGCACCAGGAACTCCACGGTCTTGCCAATGTCCTTGGAGTCGGCGGAGACCACGAAACCGAACAGTCCGGCGTCCGAGTAGCTGGCGTTCACAGCCTTGACAGAGGCTCCGACGCCGCCGGCGCAGTTGACAGCCTCGCCAAAGAGTCCAGCAGAAGTGCCGCGCTTGGTGGCGGCCTTTGCGCCGAGCGCCTGCTCCAGGATGGCGAAGGCCAACGCTTCCTTGTGGTTCGATGCGGCACCGCCCTGTCCAGCAATGGCGACGACCGCACGGTGGCCAGAAGTGTCCTTACGGGCATCTCCACCATACCAGTTAGCGGAGGCAGccttgccgccgccgctgggGAACTGCAGGGTCTGTGCGAAGCCTGCCAGGGTGTTGTTGTCGATTCCCACGCCCACGACAGCGGCACGGCCGGCGGCGAATGTCTGGGCCACGTAGTGCAGCAGGCTCTCGGAGGACAGCTTGCCAAGCTGGAAGCGGGGCGAGTAGATCGAGTTTCCCAGGCCGTTGCGGAAGGCCGCCTTGTGAACCAGCTCAATGGCGCGTTGCTGTAAAGGATATAGGAGTTATTCAAAGTTATTTGGATGGATTTGGATTTTCTAGGAGCTAAAACTTTGCTAGAGCAATGATGATTGTATGGGCGCTTAAGAATCTCGATTGTGGGCTTACCTCCGTGGAGACGGCGTTCAGCTGGTTGACCACTGTTTTGGCATTGTCGACCAACTCCCAGGGCTTGAAGGCTGGCTGCAGCAGGTCCTGCAGGTAGCGCAGTCCGGTCTCGGCGTTGTCTGCTGTGGTGGTCACCGTGTAGCCGACGACCTCGCGATCGCCCCATGTGGTCAGGGTACCGCCCACCTGCTGAATGTTGCGGGCGATGGCGAAGGCGGACGAATTCTGGGTGCTCAGCCCTCCGGCCAAACGGAGCAGGTGCGAGGCTCCCTGGGTGTCGTAGGCCTCGTTTCGGGAACCGGCTCTGCAATTGATCGAGGTAAGGATACTCCAAGCTCTTGGCTACTGCTCCGTGGACTCACCCCAGCACCAAAGACACGCGCGAAACGGGAAGAGTGGCATCGGCGGTGGCAACCACTAGTTTGTTCTCCAGTACCTTGACGTTCACGGCGGACAGGTCGCCGACGGGGCGGGGGCAGGTGGCGTAGCCTCGTTTCTGCCGGAAAACGGTACGAAATTGTAATAATTCTTGTTACATTCGACATTGTTTAGATGGCAACTTCGGGTGTTTTACGTAACACGAGCCTTCCGTTGGGAAGATTCGCTGCCGTAACTATTTGTTGGTTAAGTCGAGACTTACGGCGATAGCGCGCAGGAGCGACGTCTTGCTAGCGTTACAAGCCATGGCGTGGATTATGCTATAATTTCTTCTATTTGCTTTTTAAGCAATTCTTTACAAATAATCGCAGAGCGAAAATTTTTACGGTCGTTCGCGCTAGTGTGGCCGTCGCACAGGTTTCAACTACGACCTATTTTAAGGCTCTCAGAAACGGTCACACTGGGTAACAGTTGTGACTTTAGAGAAAGTCACAGGATTTTTGAAATATCGTGATCTAGAAGTGGGGAAAATAATTTGACAATtgaacaaatttattaaatgcttttttttggcagtTACATTAACACAGAAAGATGTATAAAATAGTTGGTTGTGAAACGTTGGTTTCAAACTGTTGCTAGgcttgcaaaaataaaatactactGGATTAGGAGATTTAGCtttaatttctgtttgttttcaatatagttacatattattataaaaattgtgGTATCCAGCGCGTTAGAACTGTTTTCTTAACATTACTCTGTCGATCATTAAAGGCTGCTGAAGACTTAAACTATCATCTCGAGGTCGCGGGCGTAGCTGAGCACTTGCTCGGCCAGTTCCTCGGAGGGCAGAAGCTCCTTGGGCTTGACGCTGCGGTCCGTGAAGCTGTAGGTGCCGCTAGGCTCTAGTTTCCATTGGCGCTTCTCGCCGAAGGCCTTGATCTCGTCGGGGACGCGAAGGTTGAGCCGCTTGGCGGCATCCTTGGCGGAGATCTTGTCGTAGGACTTCTCGATGCAGGCACCAATCTCATCGCGTACCGTTTCAATGAGCAGATCCATAAAGTAGCTATACACCTCGACGGGGACAGTCGACTTGGCCTGGAAGATCTTGTTGTAACGTCCCTCCATGATATACTGCTCGAGGGACAGAATGGGCCGAATGAACTGATTGTGCTGAATGACGTCCACGGAGAGCAGCTCCAGTTCCGTGTGAAAGTCGGAGACCCGGTTGCCGGACAAGAGGTAGAGCAGATTCAGCCCGAGCAGTTTATACTTGCTCTCCGATTCGCCAATGATCTTGGCGTAGTCATAGTAGTAGCACTTCAACTGCGCCATGTAGCGCTCAAAGGCAAGCAGGTCCTTGCTGAGCACGCTGTGCTCGACGGCCACCTCAAGCACGCTCCTGGCCAGGATCAGTTGCTTCTTGGAGCTCTGGGCGTCGTTTCCGTCCGTCGGCAGGAAGGCCAGCTTCACGAGGGCTACTTTCAGTTGATCCAGCAGCTGTCCGCATTTAACGGTGTTTGGTGGCCGCTTCGCCCACTCGGCGATCAGTTCCTTGTAAAGCGCTTCCACGTTGGCCATTCTTCAGATAGTTATTTACAATCTAAAATGTTTTCTGCAGACCTCCAAGatgattttcgcttttttttagAGATGGCAATTGTAGTCGGGTCGTTATAGCGGTGGGGGCAATCGAATCTTTATCGATTATTAAGATATCGAAGGgctggaaaatttaaattaatcctttatgtaaataataacttttgaaaataattttgttaatattttaaacttgATTACCAAGATAAAGCCAATAATTAATGAGCAATAATAAACTCTTGCCTTTCCAAATATCATAATACAATctgaaatataaatgtaaattgatCTAAGGGGCATTGTATTTCCTTTATGTTTGAACCACAATAAAGAACTTAAAGAACTATCTAAAGGCGCTTAAGGTTGTTTATTCAATAGACAACattattttataacaaaaaatttTTAGCTTAGTGATCGTATCAGTAACGTTACAAATTCCGGGTGACGAAATCGCGCCTATTCGACTTGGTCAAAAGTTCCGAGTCATGAAATAAGACATTTCAAAAGCGATTTAGAACTGTCATCCTTGTGGGTTTTTAGGTGGTTACGCAGCTGAGTATTCGTGAAAAACCTTTTAGAGCACTTAGTGCATGCATAGTGAACGGCCACTCTGATGTGTGGCTCCACAAGTGAACTCGAAGATGGGTATTTTTGGTAAAAGCCTTTGGACATTGGGAGCACTTGAAGGGTGTTCGCCTGTGTGGATTGTCAAATGCCTCTTAAGATTGGCAGGCAGTGTGAAATTTGAAGAGCAGAGGGGGCGCTCTGGAACAACGGACATTTTTCTGTGTGAATGGCAAAATGTCATGAAAGATGTTATGCACTTTTAAAAGTCTGAGCAATGGGAGCACTGGAACGGTCGATCTTCTGTGTGAGCTCGCAGGTGCTGCTTAAGTGCTGAATTAATCCAAAAACTCTTCGGGCAATGCGGGCATGGATGTAGTCTATCATTGGCACGTCCTCTATTTTCCGATCCATGGTGTACTTCGTCTGTTACCTCGACCTTGAAAACTTGGCTATTGGACTGCTCGATGTCACAGCCTAAGAATGGAAAATCGTCTTCAAGGAGTGGTTAGTTTTTTACTATAAGTTGGTCGTTATGCTGAAAAGGTCCTTCGTCCAGGCTCGGAATACGATAATTTGCGCACCTGGGATTCCTCCAATAATTGACAGTAGAATTGCTAACTTCCCTGGTAGGTTTTCCAAAACTCGAACGCATTTTGTGCATCTtggcagcaggaggagccaATGTATGATCGCTTCTTTCCACTTTTCGAAACTACATTGGCGTGCTTAattctaaaaatattgaaCACGTTTTCACAATGCCCGAGGCAAATTCGGCACACCAACTACTCCATTCCTCTGAAATTGAGTTACAAAGTTATGGATCTCGCTTTAAACGCGCAACGATCGAGGgaattgtttgtttatgttgtGTGAAGGATGTGTGCTGATAGCTATCGATACTATCTTATGCTTTATGAAAACATAACAGTActtcaaatttgaaaaattttccGGCCATGAGGTGCGAAGTGCaactattttgattttattgtatttgttaGGGaagagaaatatatatatattaatatatatattaacttTAATTCTTAAAATATCACTTTCTGCGCTCAAATAAGAAAGTATTTCAGATTAACGGGATTCCCAAAACAACTGTATACATTATAGCTCTTCCATCTAAATCGTTGTCCATCTCTAAGCAATAGTTGTATTTTGGTCAGTGCTGTGAAATGCGGGTGATTAGCCCACGCTTTCCAACACACTGCAAATTCGCATAAAAAGTCAAAGCTTGATTCTTCCTTTAAAAACGTGATAGGATTGGCAGCTAAGATGTCCGACGAGGCCAACACCGCGGTGTGGGATGATTCCCTGTTGGTGAAGACGTACGACGAGTCGGTGGGATTGGCCCGCGAAGCTCTGGCCCGCCGTTTGGCAGATTCCACCAACAAACGCGAGGAGGAGAACGCCGCTGCCGACGAAGAAGCTGTCGAGGACTCGGCCACTGGTGGGGCCGCCAGCCCGGAGCCGGTGTCCTTCAAGGTGGGCGACTACGCCAGGGCCACCTACGTGGATGGTTTGGACTACGAGGGCGCCGTGGTGTCTATTAACGAGGAGAAGGGCACCTGCGTCATTCGCTATTTGGGCTATGAGAACGAGCAGGAGGTGTTGCTCCTGGACCTCCTGCCGTCTTGGGGCAAGCGGGTGCGTCGAGAGCAGTTCCTCGTCgccaagaaggaggaggacgagcaGCCGAGCCGCTCCAAGTCATCCGCTGTCGCTTGTGGTCATCCAAAGACTCCCAAGTCTTCCGGAAGGAGCAGGATCTCTGGGGGACTGGTTATGCCGCCCATGCCACCAGTACCGCCCATGATTGTCGGACAAGGCGACGGTGCCGAGCAGGATTTCGTGGCCATGCTCACCGCCTGGTACATGTCCGGCTATTATACGGGCCTCTACCAGGGAAAGAAAGAagccagcaccaccactaGCGCCAAGAAGAAGACACCCAAGAAGTAATTCCATCTCATCTCATCACATCTTTTCTAAAGTCTTGTAGATATTAAGCGAACAAaccaattaaatattgttatgTTAAAGAGTCAATGTCCATATGGTGGGATCTCGTTTCAATTGCTAAATGGAAAAAAAGCCGAGGCAGGCAGAAATTTTGGTTGATACTTCATATGGCCACTTAAGAAAGTCAGTTCTGTGACACATTTCGTGGCGAGCGGTTGAGTTCTCGGAAAATTTGTAACGGAATATTCCTACCCTTCGATAGAATACCTTGATTTTAGCTGGCTATATACAAATTAGTAAACGAAAACATCGATCTATTGATCTGTCGCAGATTCTtttcatattatattatataaaaaaaaattatcttTAATAACTTTCTAAGTACGTAtcgttttttaattatttccttAATATATGTTATATGGATTAAAATTGAGATATAGAGACGAAAAGAGTATACAGTATTCCAAGTCAACAAACGGACcttaaataaagttttggATCTTTTTACCGTCCGTTTTCAACACTGTCATATGCATCCTTTATTTTGCAGGCTTACGATTTGAAGTAAAAGTGGTAAATTCTTCTCGTTTGCAATGCCGAACCAGATGAGAGTCCTGGACTTTGGCGATGGATCGGTGCCCATCCAACTGGACTATCCGGATCCGACGGTCTTCAGCGACTGCAGTAGCTACGGCGATCGTGTTCCGGGTATCCATTGGATCGAGATCGCAGTGCACCATAAGGGCCGCCTAGTATACTCACCAAATCCGGAACAGATAATCCTGGATGCCTTATACCAGGCGATAGACGGGGCGGACTTCTTTCCCGTGTTCTACCAGGTAGATTTCACATTCCTCAACCACCCGACACATGGAATTTAAACTTCATAAATCTTGCCTGATTTTCAGCGTGGAAAGAACGCGGATACCCTACTGGCCAGGAAC
This genomic interval from Drosophila teissieri strain GT53w chromosome 3L, Prin_Dtei_1.1, whole genome shotgun sequence contains the following:
- the LOC122615514 gene encoding 26S proteasome non-ATPase regulatory subunit 8, producing MANVEALYKELIAEWAKRPPNTVKCGQLLDQLKVALVKLAFLPTDGNDAQSSKKQLILARSVLEVAVEHSVLSKDLLAFERYMAQLKCYYYDYAKIIGESESKYKLLGLNLLYLLSGNRVSDFHTELELLSVDVIQHNQFIRPILSLEQYIMEGRYNKIFQAKSTVPVEVYSYFMDLLIETVRDEIGACIEKSYDKISAKDAAKRLNLRVPDEIKAFGEKRQWKLEPSGTYSFTDRSVKPKELLPSEELAEQVLSYARDLEMIV
- the LOC122615513 gene encoding cytochrome b-c1 complex subunit 2, mitochondrial, encoding MACNASKTSLLRAIAKRGYATCPRPVGDLSAVNVKVLENKLVVATADATLPVSRVSLVLGAGSRNEAYDTQGASHLLRLAGGLSTQNSSAFAIARNIQQVGGTLTTWGDREVVGYTVTTTADNAETGLRYLQDLLQPAFKPWELVDNAKTVVNQLNAVSTEQRAIELVHKAAFRNGLGNSIYSPRFQLGKLSSESLLHYVAQTFAAGRAAVVGVGIDNNTLAGFAQTLQFPSGGGKAASANWYGGDARKDTSGHRAVVAIAGQGGAASNHKEALAFAILEQALGAKAATKRGTSAGLFGEAVNCAGGVGASVKAVNASYSDAGLFGFVVSADSKDIGKTVEFLVRGLKSASVSEKDVARGKALLKASIVSRYSSDGGLIKEIGRQAALTRNVLEADALLSAIDGISQSQVQEAAKKVGSSKLAVGAIGNLANVPFASDLA
- the LOC122616668 gene encoding survival motor neuron protein — encoded protein: MSDEANTAVWDDSLLVKTYDESVGLAREALARRLADSTNKREEENAAADEEAVEDSATGGAASPEPVSFKVGDYARATYVDGLDYEGAVVSINEEKGTCVIRYLGYENEQEVLLLDLLPSWGKRVRREQFLVAKKEEDEQPSRSKSSAVACGHPKTPKSSGRSRISGGLVMPPMPPVPPMIVGQGDGAEQDFVAMLTAWYMSGYYTGLYQGKKEASTTTSAKKKTPKK